The window TCGATGTCGAGCAGATGCTGGACGTGCTGTCGGGGAACAGGGTCTACATCAAGGCCATCATGGCGATCAACAAGGTCGATCTGGCCAAGCCCGGACAGCTGGAGGCGGTGCTGGAGATGCACAAGAACTTCCGCTGCGTCCCCGTTTCGGCGGTGACCGGTTACGGCATGGAGGAGCTGAAGCAGGCCATGTACGACACGATCGACATGATCCGCATCTATCTCAAGCCCCAGGGTCAGGAGGCCGATCTGGATGTGCCTCTGATCGTCAAGCGCGGAAACACCGTCGGCGACGTCTGCGAGTTGATCCACAGGGATTTCAAGAACAACTTCAGATACGCCATGATCTGGGGGGACAGCGCCAAGTTCCCCGGGCAGACCGTCGGTCTCGACCACAAGGTCATGGACAAGGACATCCTCTGCATCATCGTCAAGAGGACCTGATCACGTTCGGAACGCTGGGCCGTCCCATTCTTTCTCCATATCACCGATGAAACCTGCCGCGAACAGAGGATAGTGCTCGATCCCATCCTCAGATACGAAGATGTCCGTCCTTTCCAAGGATATCCTACGTTTCACGTCGGGGATCCTATTTGCCTTGGATAACGACGGAGCTTCACGGTCCTTTCCGGATTTCACTTCGATGACGGCTATCTCGGCTGCCAATTCTATTACGAAGTCCAGTTCCATCATCATCGGGCCGTTGTTCTTACGATAATACCTTGGTATGTGACCGGATTTCATCAGGCATTCCGCTATGACATTCTCGATGACCGCACCTTTGTTATAGGATATGTCATCTGAATACAGGCGTTGCTTGGCCGCACTTCCGTACATCTCCATCAGCATCCCGGTATCGGAGAAATAGACCTTGAACTGGTCCCTGACCTCTTTTCCCCTCAGCGGGATGGATATCGATGTCAGCGACCTTACCATATTGCCGTATCCGGCACCCTCTATCCAGAACAGGTTCCCTTTGTATTTGACGGCCGAGTTACGGGATTTCCCGCCGTCGACCCTGGAATAGGTGAACTTCTTGTTGGATTGTGACAGCTGGGAAGGGATACTTTCGAAGCATTCCAACGTCTTTATGCGGTCTATCCCGGTGTTGTAACGGTTTATGTCCTTCCTGCAGGATTCTATGAGATCGTTTTGTATCTTTCCAACAGCGGCATAGTCCCCGGTGTCTACGAACGTCTGGACGGATTCCGGCATCCCCCCGACCAGCATGAAGTCCCTGAACAGTGAGTTGAATCTCTCGATGTATGCGGGGCCGAGGGGGATCTTCTTACCGATGCAGTCCTTGACGTGCGACAACTGTTCCTCCCCGATATTGTTGGCCCAGCAGAACTCCTCGAAGTCCAATGCATACATGGTGATATGTTCCAGATATCCGGAGGGTTCCAGGGGTTCCATCTCATCCCCCTTCCATGAACCTTCGTCATCCTTATCGTGCGGAACGGAGACGCCCAGCATCGATCCGGAGGCGATGACGTCATATCTTCCGTCCTTGCTGAACGATTTAAGCGCCTCCTTGGCACGTGGGTATTCCTGGATCTCGTCTATGAATATCAGTGTGGAGCCCGGCCTTATGTCCACATCGGGGCTGAAGAGTCTCATTGCTGATATGAGCGAATCGACATCCAGGTCACCGTCGAATATACGTCTAGACGATTTGTCAGTGCTGAGATTGTATTCGACGTAATTGTCGTAGTTCTCCTTGGCGAACTGTTCGATGGAGTACGTCTTACCGACCTGCCTCTGTCCTTTCACCAGCAGGCACTTGTGCTTGCGGTTCTTCCATTCGGACAGACTGCAGGATATCTTTCTTCTCAGCATGATTGTAACACGACCATCATTCTATAAAGATTTATCAGCTGATTTTTCGTATTTCATAAAGAAAAGTTAGCTGATTTTTCGTATTTCATAAAGAAAAAACAGTCAAACTATGACAGCAAATATGGATCTGGCACATTGATACACCAGAGAATCATCGTAAATTGTGAAAGAAGGAAGAGGTTTGGAAGGGGTTTGATGCCGTCGGAATCAGAGTTCCGACAGCTTGATGAGTTTGTTCCATCTCCTGTCGACCTCGGCCTGCATCTTCTCGACAACAGGCTCCCACTTGTCGACCAGCAGGTGCTTGTACCTGCCCTGTGAGGACAGCCAGTCCAGGACGGGCTTCTTCTCGACCTTTCCGTCGGCGATCCTTGCGCTCTCTCCGGTGAGCTCGTACTGACCGTCTACGACCTCGAACAGAGGCCATACGCAGGTCTCGACTCCCAGCTTCGCCATCGCGATGGTCTGGTCCGATGCGAACCTCCATCCCCTGGGGCAGGGCGACAGCGCGTTGATGAACGCGGGTCCGCCGCACTTGAACGCCTTCTGGGCCTTGGTCACGGTGTCCCTCCAGTTGTGCGGGGAGACCTGTGCGACGTAGGGGATGTTGTGGGCGACCATGATCTGGGTCAGGTCCTTGGAGAACTCCTTCTTTCCGGAGGACACGGATCCCGGCCAGGATGTGGTGGTCTGCGCTCCCATGGTGGTGGCGGAGGACCTCTGGATTCCGGTGTTCATGTATGCCTCGTTGTTGAGACAGCAGAAGACCATCCTGTGGCCCCTCTCCATCGCTCCGGACAGTGCTTGGAGACCGATGTCGTATGTCGCTCCGTCTCCGGCGAAGTTGATGAAGTTGATGTTGTTCTCGATTTTTCCCTTCCTCTTCAGGGCGTTGTACGCGGACTCAACCCCGGCGCAGGTGGCCGCTCCGTTTCCGAACGCGGTGTGCACGTAGGGGACGTTCCATGAGGTGTACGGGAACACGGTGGTCGAGACTTCGAAGCATCCGGTGGACAGGGATACGACGACATCGTCCTCGGATCCCATCAGGATCTGCTTGGCGATGATAGATTCTCCGCATCCGGCGCAGAGCCTGTGTCCGCTGGTGAGCCTGACGGGCAGCTGCTGCAGGTCCTTGAGTGCGAGGTTGGTCACAGCCTCACCCCCAGATAGTGGATCTTCTCGGCACTTCCGTCGACCACTGCCTTGAAGGACTTCTCGAATCCGCTGACTGTGGCGTCTGCACCTCCGAGTCCGTAGATGACGTTGTACATCTTGGGCAGCTTCTCGAGGTCGGATGCCGCTGCGACGACCTCGGGGAACATGGGTCCGTAGGATCCGATGCTGAGGTGCTTGTCGTAGACGACGACTCCCTTCTTCCCGGCCATCAGCTTGGCGAGGGCCTCCATGGGCCAGGGCCTGTAGACACGGGGCATGGCGCAGCCGACCTTGAGTCCCTGCTCCCTGAGCAGGTCCACGGTGGCCTTCATGGTTCCGAAGGACGATCCGAGGATGACGGCGATGTATTCCGCGTCGTCGCACCTGTACTCCTCCACGAGGTGGTACTCCCTTCCGGAGATCCTCTTGAAGTCCGCGAAGACGGCCTCGCTGACCTCCAGCGCCTTCTGCATCGCGAGCACCGACTGGTACTTGTGCGGGTAGTAGAAGTCCGGTCCGTCCATGTTTCCGTGGGAGACGGGGTGCTTGGTGTCGAGCAGGGGGTACAGGGGCCTGTGCTCCCCGACGAAGTCCTTGACGACCTGGGTGTCGAGGGTGGTCATCCTTTCGATGGCGTGGGTGAGGACGAATCCGTCCAGGTTCACCATGCAGGGCAGCTGGACCTCATGGTGCTCAGCGATCCTGGGTGCGATGATGGACATGTCGTATGCCTCCTGCACGTTCTCCGAGAAGAGCATGAGCCATCCGCAGTCGCGGGCGGCCATGGCGTCTCCGTGGTCGTTGTTGATGTTGATGGGTCCGCTCACGGCCCTGTTGGCTACGGCCATGATTAGGGGCACCCTCATTGCCGCGGTGATGGGGAGCATCTCCCACATGTACGCGAGTCCCTGGGATGCCGTCGCGGTGAATGTCCTCGCACCGGCCGATGCGGAGGATGTGCAGAGGGTGAGCGCGGAGTGCTCTGACTCCACGCAGACGAACTCGGTGGAAACCTCGTCGTTCGCGACGTACTCCGCGAACTTCTCCACGATGATCGTCTGGGGTGTGATCGGGTATGCCGCGCACACGTCCGGGTCGATCTGCTTCCATGCGAGTGCGATGGCGTTGTCTCCGTTGATTGCGATATCCTGTGCCATCCTCACTCCTCCTTCATGACGATCGCGTTCCTGGGGCAGACCTTGGAACAGATTCCGCACCCCTTGCAGTGGGTCATCTTGAATCCGCTCATGTGTCCCTCTCTGAACACGACGCTGTTGTCAGGACAGTAGATCCAGCACTGACCGCAGTCGATGCACTTGTCCTGGTCCACGACGGGGACGTATGTTCTCCAGTCTCCGGTGTTGAACTGTTCGGAGTTGCCGGGCTTTATGATGCGACCGCCGACAACGAGGTCGCTGATGCTTGCCATTACCATTCACTGCACCTCCTGGTATCCTCTCTTGAGGGCCGAGAGGTTCTTGAGAATGACCTTGTCCGGGAGCTTCCCGGTGAACTTGGTCGTGATCTGGTCCTCCAGGTGGTCGTATCCGACCAGCGGGGAGCATTTGATGAGTGCCCCGAGCATGACCGTGTTGACCATGGGCTTGCCGATCTCCTCGATGGCGACCCTCTGGGCGTCCAGTGTGTGACACTCGATGTCGGTCATGAGGGCGTCCTGCAGCTCCTTGGGGGAACCTGCGTAGTTGGCCACGATGATCGTGTCCTTCTTTGCTCCTCTGGTGACGTCGACTTTTCCGACAAGGGATCCGTCCATGATGACGACGATGTCGGGCTCGTATACCTGGCTGTGTATTCTTATTGGATTCTCGGAGATCCTGGTGAAAGCCCTGATAGGTGCTCCCATCCTCTCCGGACCGAACTCGGGGAAGGCCTTGACGTACTTCCCTGCGAGGATCGCGGTCTCGGCAAGGATCTCGTTAGCAGTGACGACACCCTGTCCGCCCCTGCCGTGCCAACATATTTCGATATCCATTGGTAACCACTGAACGGCCCTATGAAATGTAATACATTTAAAGTCTTTGAAAATAGGAAAAACGAATTACAATCTCGAAAATTGCTTCTTGCTGGTATAATCGTTGAAAATCCTACGATATTCGTATGAAATCATACGATAGTATGCAAAAACTGAGCAATAATTCGTAATCAACGTCTGACTATGTAAATAACTTTCCCAGATGCATCCAGCCGACGTGTCACCAGCACTCCCGAACGGTGTACGAACCGACATATTATAATTGAGAGTAAGGTTATGGTCAAGTGAGGACGGCAGAGTCCGTCGAAAACTTCCAAACTGCGTAACACAGCGGGGATTCCCAATGGATAAGAAAATTGTCGATGTAAACGAACTGCATGTCGAAGACGTGCCCTTCGTAGGGGGCAAGGGTGCCAACCTCGGAGAGCTCACAAACGCCGGATTCCCCGTGCCCGAGGCATTCGTCCTCACCACGGTGGCATACGATTACTTCCTCTCCAAGAGCAAGATCTTCTCCAAGATCACCAAGGAGCTCGAGGGTATCGACAGGAACTCGGACGACTCCCTCGTCGCCGCATCTGACAGGATCAGGGCGCTCTTCGACGAGTGCGAGATCCCCGCGGACCTGAAGAAGGAGATCGTCTCGAAATACAAGATGCTCTTCCCCAAGGGAAAGATCGGTTTCGTCGCAGTCAGGTCCAGCGCGACCGCCGAGGACCTTCCCGACGCGAGTTTCGCCGGACAGCAGGAGACCTACCTCAACGTCAAGGACGAGGCGGATCTCTTCGACAAGATCAGGAAGTGCTGGTCGTCCCTGTTCACTGCAAGGGCGATCGCATACCGTGAGAAGCAGGGATACGCGCACGAGGACGTCAAGCTCGCCGTCGTCGTGCAGAGGATGGTCAACTCTGAATTTTCGGGAATCATGTTCACTGTCGACCCCAACAGCGGTGCCAAGCAGATCATCATCGAGGGCGGATACGGTCTCGGAGAGGCCATCGTCGGCGGGGAGGTCACCCCCGACACGTACGTCATCGACAAGCAGAAGATGGAGATCCTGAAGAAGAGGATCTCCACACAGACATGGAAGTACGTCCGCGGAAAGAACGGCGGTGTCGAGAAGAAGGACATGCCCAAGAACATGCACAAGGCGCAGAAGATCGCCAACGAGCGTGTCCTGGAGATCGCCGAGATCGGACGCCAGATCGAGATCCACTACAACAAGCCCATGGACATGGAGTGGTGCATCGAGGACAACAAGGCCTACATCGTGCAGGCGAGGCCCATCACTGCCACCGGTAACTCGGTCACCAACGAGACCGTGGGCGATTCAGTATCCAGCGACGCCATCGTCGCGACCGGTCTGGGAGCCAGTCCCGGACTCGCTACCGGAAAGGTCATCATCTACGACACGTCGATGAGTCTCGACGTGATCAAGGAGGGAGACGTGCTGGTCACCAAGATGACCATGCCCGACATGGTCCCCGCCATGAGCAGGGCCGCGGGAATCATCACCGACGAGGGAGGAATGACCTGCCACGCGGCGATCATCTCCAGGGAACTGGGGACACCCTGCGTCGTCGGAACAGGGAACGCCACCGAGTGCCTCTCCAACGGAATGGAGGTCACGGTCGACGGTACCACCGGAAACGTCTACAAGGGAATCATCGCCAAGAAGGGCGATTCATCCGCATCAGCGGAGAGCACGGGTACCAACACCTGTGCCGAGTTCGTCCCCATCACCGGGACCAAGGTCATGGTCAATATGTCCATGCCCGCCAAGGCGGACGAGATCTCGAAGCTCCCCTGCGACGGAGTCGGACTCATGAGGATCGAGTTCCTCTTCACCAACTACGTCGGAGAGCACCCCTGCGCGTTCCTCGCTGAGGGCAGGGAGCAGGAGCTCATCGACAAGCTCGCCGACGGTATCTCCAAGGTCGCCAGGGCGTTCTACCCCAGGTCGGTCGTCCTCAGGACATCCGACTTCAAGACCAACGAGTACCACGACATGAAGGGCGGAGCGGACTACGAGCCCAACGAGGACAACCCCATGATCGGATGGAGGGGATGTTCCAGATACGTCTCCGACAGTTACCGTAATGCGTTCATGTGCGAGCTGAAGGCCATCAAGAAGGTCAGGGACGAGATGGGATTCAAGAACCTCAACATGATGCTCCCGTTCGTCAGGACCATCGACGAGGTCAAGGAGATCACATGCATGATGGAGTCCATCGGCCTCAAGAGGTCCAAGGACTTCAAGCTCTACTTCATGGCCGAGGTGCCGGTCATCATCTTCATGGCGGACGAGTTCTGCAAGTACTGCGACGCGTTCTCCATCGGCTCCAACGACCTGACGCAGCTCACAATGGGATGCGACAGGGACTCGGATATCCTGGGACACATGGGATACTTCGACGAGAGGAACGAGGGCGTGAAGAGGGCGATCGCACACCTGATCAAGGTCGCCCACGAGAACGGCAAGTACGTGAGCATCTGCGGACAGGGTCCGTCGGTGTATCCCGAGTTCACCGAGTTCCTCGTGGAGCAGGGGATCGACGGTATCTCCCTGAACCCCGACACGTTCTACAAGACCAAGAGGATCATCGCATCTGCAGAGCAGAGGATCCTCCTCAGGGACCTCAGGACCCTCAGGAACAACCAGGACTTCTGAAACTCATTCCGGCGGTGGACCCGCCGGTTCTCTTCTTTTGAAAAAAAATGGCAGCGGGAGGCCCGCCGCCGTTGTCAGATGAACTGCGAGAGCCACTCGTGCATTTTGTCCTCGGTGCCCTTGTGGACCGGTTTCTTTGAGAGCCTCATGTACTGCTTCTTCACTTTGAGGACGCTATTATCGTCGTCGACCTCCCTGAAGATGTGATTCACACCCTCTGGCACATAGCATTCCACGTTGGAGATGCCTCTCAATCTGTCCAGCGCCTTGTAGTCGGCGGACAGATCCTTGGTACCGGTAACGGCCAGGATTGGCTTGCCGTATGCGCTCAGCTTGGCGATCAGTGCATCCGCGGTGTACGCGTCATGCTCCCTGATCCATTTCGCGTTGATGATCCCACCAGAGATGAAGATCTTGTCTTTGTCGGTGGCGGAGGCCTTGGCGAACATCCTGTCGACCTTAGCGTTGTTCTTCTCCGTGTTGGATGCGCCGCGCAGCAGGAATCCCTTGAACCCTTTGGTCCTCTTGGCTTCCTCTGCCAGCTCCCAGTTCTGAAAGTGCAGGGCATCCTTCATGCTCATCCCGGCGGCACCCATGATCATCAGGCCGGCGGTGTCCGTCCTGTCCGACAGGACGCTGGCGATCATGCCGCCTTCGCTGTGTCCGAACACGATGACCTTGTCTGCATCCACATACGGCAGAGTCTTGGCGTATTCGACGACACTGACGGCATCGTTCACCAGGGCCTCGAATCCGTACAGCGGTCTCTTCCCGCCGCTCTCGTGGGTCCCGCGCTTGTCGTAGCGGATGGTCACGAAGCCCCATTCCGCGAAGGTCCATGCGAAGTTCTTGTACATATCCGTCTGGAAGCCCCTTGAGTTACCGTCGCGGTCCGAGTTCCCGGTACCCATGATCAGTACGATCGCCGGCTTCTTCCCTTCGAAATCGTTTGCTGCTATGGTGGCGCCTAGACGGACGTCCCCATCGATGAAGATCCTTTCCTCTTTGATGCTCATTCTCAATCACTCTCGATGACAGGTGCTGATATGAAGGAGATGCTCCTCGGTCTGCCTCCGTCCTCCGATCCCTGGTACTTCTCCATGAGG of the methanogenic archaeon mixed culture ISO4-G1 genome contains:
- a CDS encoding ATPase AAA+ superfamily; translated protein: MLRRKISCSLSEWKNRKHKCLLVKGQRQVGKTYSIEQFAKENYDNYVEYNLSTDKSSRRIFDGDLDVDSLISAMRLFSPDVDIRPGSTLIFIDEIQEYPRAKEALKSFSKDGRYDVIASGSMLGVSVPHDKDDEGSWKGDEMEPLEPSGYLEHITMYALDFEEFCWANNIGEEQLSHVKDCIGKKIPLGPAYIERFNSLFRDFMLVGGMPESVQTFVDTGDYAAVGKIQNDLIESCRKDINRYNTGIDRIKTLECFESIPSQLSQSNKKFTYSRVDGGKSRNSAVKYKGNLFWIEGAGYGNMVRSLTSISIPLRGKEVRDQFKVYFSDTGMLMEMYGSAAKQRLYSDDISYNKGAVIENVIAECLMKSGHIPRYYRKNNGPMMMELDFVIELAAEIAVIEVKSGKDREAPSLSKANRIPDVKRRISLERTDIFVSEDGIEHYPLFAAGFIGDMEKEWDGPAFRT
- a CDS encoding pyruvate:ferredoxin oxidoreductase beta subunit PorB; amino-acid sequence: MTNLALKDLQQLPVRLTSGHRLCAGCGESIIAKQILMGSEDDVVVSLSTGCFEVSTTVFPYTSWNVPYVHTAFGNGAATCAGVESAYNALKRKGKIENNINFINFAGDGATYDIGLQALSGAMERGHRMVFCCLNNEAYMNTGIQRSSATTMGAQTTTSWPGSVSSGKKEFSKDLTQIMVAHNIPYVAQVSPHNWRDTVTKAQKAFKCGGPAFINALSPCPRGWRFASDQTIAMAKLGVETCVWPLFEVVDGQYELTGESARIADGKVEKKPVLDWLSSQGRYKHLLVDKWEPVVEKMQAEVDRRWNKLIKLSEL
- a CDS encoding pyruvate:ferredoxin oxidoreductase alpha subunit PorA, encoding MAQDIAINGDNAIALAWKQIDPDVCAAYPITPQTIIVEKFAEYVANDEVSTEFVCVESEHSALTLCTSSASAGARTFTATASQGLAYMWEMLPITAAMRVPLIMAVANRAVSGPININNDHGDAMAARDCGWLMLFSENVQEAYDMSIIAPRIAEHHEVQLPCMVNLDGFVLTHAIERMTTLDTQVVKDFVGEHRPLYPLLDTKHPVSHGNMDGPDFYYPHKYQSVLAMQKALEVSEAVFADFKRISGREYHLVEEYRCDDAEYIAVILGSSFGTMKATVDLLREQGLKVGCAMPRVYRPWPMEALAKLMAGKKGVVVYDKHLSIGSYGPMFPEVVAAASDLEKLPKMYNVIYGLGGADATVSGFEKSFKAVVDGSAEKIHYLGVRL
- a CDS encoding pyruvate:ferredoxin oxidoreductase delta subunit PorD; translation: MVMASISDLVVGGRIIKPGNSEQFNTGDWRTYVPVVDQDKCIDCGQCWIYCPDNSVVFREGHMSGFKMTHCKGCGICSKVCPRNAIVMKEE
- a CDS encoding pyruvate:ferredoxin oxidoreductase gamma subunit PorC, producing the protein MDIEICWHGRGGQGVVTANEILAETAILAGKYVKAFPEFGPERMGAPIRAFTRISENPIRIHSQVYEPDIVVIMDGSLVGKVDVTRGAKKDTIIVANYAGSPKELQDALMTDIECHTLDAQRVAIEEIGKPMVNTVMLGALIKCSPLVGYDHLEDQITTKFTGKLPDKVILKNLSALKRGYQEVQ
- a CDS encoding phosphoenolpyruvate synthase PpsA; translated protein: MDKKIVDVNELHVEDVPFVGGKGANLGELTNAGFPVPEAFVLTTVAYDYFLSKSKIFSKITKELEGIDRNSDDSLVAASDRIRALFDECEIPADLKKEIVSKYKMLFPKGKIGFVAVRSSATAEDLPDASFAGQQETYLNVKDEADLFDKIRKCWSSLFTARAIAYREKQGYAHEDVKLAVVVQRMVNSEFSGIMFTVDPNSGAKQIIIEGGYGLGEAIVGGEVTPDTYVIDKQKMEILKKRISTQTWKYVRGKNGGVEKKDMPKNMHKAQKIANERVLEIAEIGRQIEIHYNKPMDMEWCIEDNKAYIVQARPITATGNSVTNETVGDSVSSDAIVATGLGASPGLATGKVIIYDTSMSLDVIKEGDVLVTKMTMPDMVPAMSRAAGIITDEGGMTCHAAIISRELGTPCVVGTGNATECLSNGMEVTVDGTTGNVYKGIIAKKGDSSASAESTGTNTCAEFVPITGTKVMVNMSMPAKADEISKLPCDGVGLMRIEFLFTNYVGEHPCAFLAEGREQELIDKLADGISKVARAFYPRSVVLRTSDFKTNEYHDMKGGADYEPNEDNPMIGWRGCSRYVSDSYRNAFMCELKAIKKVRDEMGFKNLNMMLPFVRTIDEVKEITCMMESIGLKRSKDFKLYFMAEVPVIIFMADEFCKYCDAFSIGSNDLTQLTMGCDRDSDILGHMGYFDERNEGVKRAIAHLIKVAHENGKYVSICGQGPSVYPEFTEFLVEQGIDGISLNPDTFYKTKRIIASAEQRILLRDLRTLRNNQDF
- a CDS encoding alpha/beta fold family hydrolase gives rise to the protein MSIKEERIFIDGDVRLGATIAANDFEGKKPAIVLIMGTGNSDRDGNSRGFQTDMYKNFAWTFAEWGFVTIRYDKRGTHESGGKRPLYGFEALVNDAVSVVEYAKTLPYVDADKVIVFGHSEGGMIASVLSDRTDTAGLMIMGAAGMSMKDALHFQNWELAEEAKRTKGFKGFLLRGASNTEKNNAKVDRMFAKASATDKDKIFISGGIINAKWIREHDAYTADALIAKLSAYGKPILAVTGTKDLSADYKALDRLRGISNVECYVPEGVNHIFREVDDDNSVLKVKKQYMRLSKKPVHKGTEDKMHEWLSQFI